One Cricetulus griseus strain 17A/GY chromosome 5, alternate assembly CriGri-PICRH-1.0, whole genome shotgun sequence genomic window carries:
- the Mtarc2 gene encoding mitochondrial amidoxime reducing component 2 isoform X2, producing MGASSSSALARLGLPGQPRSTWLGVAALGLAAVALGTVAWRRVRPRRRRRLQQVGTVSKVWIYPIKSCKGVSVCETECTDMGLRCGKVRDRFWMVVKEDGHMVTARQEPRLVLVSITMENNYLTLEAPGMDQMVLPIKLPSSNKIHDCRLFGLDIRGRDCGDEVAQWFTSYLKTQPYRLVQFDTSMKGRTTKKLYPSESYLQNYEVAYPDCSPIHLISEASLADLNTRLKKKVKMEYFRPNIMVSGCEAFEEDTWDELLIGDVEMKKVLSCPRCILTTVDPDTGIIDRKEPLETLKSYRLCDPSVKSLYQTSPLFGMYFSVERVGSLRVGDPVYRMVD from the exons ATGGGTGCCTCCAGCTCCTCCGCTCTGGCTCGCCTCGGCCTCCCCGGGCAGCCGCGGTCCACCTGGCTCGGCGTCGCCGCGCTGGGACTGGCCGCGGTGGCCCTGGGGACCGTGGCCTGGCGTCGCGTGCGTCCCCGGCGGCGCAGGCGGCTGCAGCAGGTGGGGACGGTGTCGAAGGTCTGGATCTACCCGATCAAGTCCTGCAAGGGGGTGTCGGTGTGCGAGACCGAGTGCACCGACATGGGGCTGCGCTGCGGCAAAGTGCGCGACAG gTTTTGGATGGTGGTTAAGGAAGATGGACACATGGTCACTGCCCGCCAGGAGCCTCGCCTTGTGCTGGTTTCCATCACCATGGAGAACAACTATCTGACGCTCGAAGCTCCAGGCATGGATCAGATGGTTTTGCCTATCAAGCTGCCTTCGTCGAATAAGATCCACGACTGCAG GCTATTTGGTCTCGACATCAGAGGCAGAGATTGTGGCGATGAGGTTGCTCAATGGTTCACCAGCTACCTGAAGACACAGCCCTACAGGTTGGTTCAGTTTGATACCAGCATGAAAGGAAGGACAACAAAGAAACTTTACCCTTCTGAAAGTTACCTTCAGAATTATGAG GTAGCCTACCCAGACTGCAGTCCTATCCACTTGATTTCTGAAGCCTCCTTAGCTGATCTCAACACCAGGctgaagaagaaggtgaagatggAATACTTCAGGCCAAACATCATGGTGTCAGGCTGCGAGGCTTTTGAGGAG GATACTTGGGATGAACTCCTAATTGGTGATGTAGAGATGAAGAAGGTGTTGAGCTGCCCCAG GTGCATTTTGACCACAGTGGACCCAGACACTGGAATCATAGACAGGAAGGAGCCGCTGGAAACCTTGAAGAG CTACCGCCTGTGTGACCCCTCTGTGAAGAGTTTGTACCAGACGTCCCCCCTTTTTGGGATGTATTTCTCAGTGGAAAGAGTTGGAAGCCTGAGAGTTGGTGACCCCGTGTATCGGATGGTGGATTAA